Proteins co-encoded in one Opitutus terrae PB90-1 genomic window:
- a CDS encoding cysteine hydrolase family protein: MKPILSALFATTLVPPGPAAATPIAPPTLLQLAGVRAAPGRLAESVVILIDLQRDYTAAGKLPLAGIAPALRETARLLERARAAGVPIIHIRQVSPRGRGLFETGTPGAEFASEVTPLAGEHVIEKRLPNAFAGTTLADTLAQLGRKELILAGAMTHMCVSATARSALDHGYHATVVADACATRDLPATDGGVIAAADVHRVALAELADRFATVVHTVENLPD; the protein is encoded by the coding sequence ATGAAACCGATCCTCTCCGCCCTCTTCGCCACCACGCTCGTGCCGCCCGGCCCCGCCGCCGCCACGCCAATCGCCCCGCCCACCCTGCTCCAACTCGCCGGCGTGCGGGCCGCGCCCGGTCGTCTCGCCGAAAGCGTGGTGATCCTCATCGATCTCCAACGCGATTACACGGCAGCCGGCAAACTGCCGCTCGCCGGCATCGCGCCTGCTCTGCGCGAGACCGCGCGATTGCTCGAGCGCGCCCGCGCCGCCGGCGTGCCGATCATTCACATCCGGCAGGTCAGCCCGCGCGGCCGCGGCCTGTTCGAGACCGGCACCCCCGGCGCGGAATTCGCCTCCGAAGTCACCCCGCTTGCCGGTGAGCACGTGATCGAGAAACGACTGCCAAACGCCTTCGCCGGCACGACGCTCGCCGATACGCTCGCGCAGCTCGGACGGAAGGAGCTGATCCTCGCCGGCGCCATGACTCACATGTGTGTCAGCGCCACGGCGCGGTCCGCGCTAGATCACGGCTATCACGCGACCGTGGTGGCCGATGCCTGTGCGACTCGCGATCTGCCGGCGACCGATGGCGGCGTGATCGCCGCAGCCGACGTGCACCGGGTCGCACTCGCCGAACTCGCCGACCGCTTTGCCACGGTGGTTCACACGGTCGAGAATCTTCCGGACTGA
- a CDS encoding SHOCT domain-containing protein: MNPAALFKVLLSACLLLASASVASAAKVLGETTAATQQELGDGAYAFTRKANSVFFRNIDRLKREAQADATNFGAQHGKQLKVLAVDVEKPLYGTGFCAVTLKAKLLEPGDPALLANEANKAGIVNPAPAMSAPSGSGTDALYADLLKLDDLRKRGILSDEEFEVEKKKVLSRSK, from the coding sequence ATGAACCCGGCCGCGCTTTTCAAGGTGCTTCTTTCGGCCTGCCTGTTGCTCGCCAGCGCGAGCGTCGCCTCGGCGGCCAAGGTTTTGGGAGAGACGACCGCGGCGACGCAGCAGGAGCTCGGCGACGGCGCTTACGCGTTCACGCGCAAGGCCAATTCCGTTTTCTTTCGTAACATCGATCGGCTGAAACGAGAGGCGCAGGCCGACGCTACCAACTTCGGGGCGCAACACGGCAAGCAGCTCAAGGTGCTCGCGGTCGACGTGGAAAAACCGCTGTATGGGACCGGATTTTGCGCCGTCACGCTCAAGGCGAAGCTGCTGGAGCCGGGCGATCCTGCGCTGCTGGCCAACGAGGCAAACAAAGCTGGCATCGTGAACCCGGCCCCCGCAATGAGCGCGCCGTCCGGGAGCGGGACCGACGCGTTGTATGCCGACTTGCTGAAGCTGGACGATCTGCGCAAACGCGGGATTCTGTCGGACGAGGAGTTCGAGGTGGAAAAGAAGAAAGTGCTCAGCCGTTCGAAGTAG